TCCCGGATGCGACTGCTGCGGTCAACGAAGTGAACCGCTTGATCAGCCAGGAGAAGGTAAAGACGATTGTCGGGGTGTATGCAAGCCCACTGGCGATGGCCGCGTCGGAAGTGACCGAACGGAACAAGGTGGTGCTGTGGGAAGTGGCTGCCACCGACCCGCGGGTCACCGGCAGGGGATACAAGTACATTTTCCGGCCGAATCCGAATGCCTCCAGTTACGGGCCGGCGACGATCGAATTTTTGACGAAAGAAGTGGCGCCAAAACTCGGGTTGCAACCCTCCCAGATGAAACTTGCGATTTTACGTGAGGACGGGGATTTTGGCACGGGTGTCACGAACGCGACGAAGGAAGCGGCGCAAAAAGCGGGCATACCTGTCGTCGGGGAAATCAAATACAATGCCAAGACGACCAATGACATGACATCGATCATTCTGCAACTGAAGCAACTGAATCCCGACGTTTTGGATGTGGTTCAATATGACACCGATGCACAATTGTTCTGGAAACAGGCAAAACAACTGGGGTACAGCCCAAAAGTGGTGATTGGCAACGGCGCCGGCCAAAGCTCCGACAATTTTGGCCAAACATTCGGCAAGGATGCGAACGGTGTGCTGGATACATCGAGTGCGATGGTGATCAACAAGCAGGCCCTCACACCGGAAGCCCAACAGCTCGAGGAGCAGTTTTTCAAACGCTACAAGGAAAAATTCGGGAAAGAGCCGGATCTGATCGCAAAACTGGCGTTTTCTTCCGCTTATGTGCTATTTCACGACGTCTTGCAAAAGACGGGAACCACCGACTCCGAGAAGGTTCGTCAACAGGCTCTGGCGCTTGATCTGCCGGTAGGCTCGACCCCTGTTGGCTGGGGAGTCAAATTTGGCGAGGATGGCCAAAACACCAGGGCGCAGATGGCGGTGATGCAGTGGCAAAGCGGCAAATTGAATGTGGTGTATCCGGAAAAATTCGCGGTTGAGAAAGCGATCCTCATTCCGCTTCCCGCTTGGAATGAACGGAAATAGCAGGGATGATCAGCAGGGAGGGACCGGTCAAACGGGTTGTCCGTCTGACCGGTCCGCCTGAAAGACAAGGGGGGTGAACAAATGGATATCGTTCTGCAGCTTTTGGTGTCGGGCGTTTTGTTGGGCGGAATTTATGTGCTGGTCAGCATCGGGCTGACTTTGGTGTTTGGCGTGATGAAGATCGTCAATTTCGCGCACGGGGATTTTCTGATGTTGGGGATGTTCGGCGCTTTCTTCCTGTTTCAGTCGCTTGGGCTGAATCCGTACGTGTCCATTTTCGTGATGGCGCCGGCACTGTTTCTGCTGGGAACGATCGTCTACCAAACGATCGTCGGGCGAACGATTTCGCGGTCACCCGTCGTCCAGATCTTTGCGTTTATCGGGTTGTCGGTCGCCTTGCAAAACCTCGCGCTGGTTCTGTTTTCCGCCGATTATCGCGCGCTCAACACGCCGCTTGTGAACAAGGTGTTTCAGGTGGGGCCGGTGCATGTCAGTTTCGCGCTGCTGGCAGCTTTCCTGGTCGCGAGCATCATCACGCTGCTGCTGTTTTTGTTCCTGCATTACACCTATACCGGGAAAGCGATTCGTTCCGCTTCGCAGGATCGATTCGCCGCTACGCTGATGGGGATCTCGAACCAGAAGATTTATCGGTTCACTTTCGCTCTCGGCCTGGGACTTTTGGGAATCGCGGGATGTCTGTTGATTCCGATCTATTCTGTTTATCCGACTGTCGGTGAACAATTCGCACTGATCGCATTTGTTGTGGTGGTACTCGGCGGACTGGGGAGTCTGCCGGGAGCGGTTGCGGGGGGAATTTTGATCGGGTTGATCGAGACATTGAGCAGTTATTTTATTGCGCCGTCGATGAAGCAATTGGTGTACTTCTGCGTGTTTATTCTGATCCTGATCCTGCGTCCCAACGGTTTGTTCGGAAAACCGGGCGCTGCGGAGGTGGCGGCGGAATGAGTCTGGAACAGGTCGGTGCTTCGGTGCCGGTGGAGAAAAAGCAAAAATTCACTCTGAAAAATGGCATGCAGCTGGCGGGAATCCTCCTATTGCTCCTGCTGCCGCTCGTTTTGCAGGAGCAGGATTTTCTGGTTGACACTTTGATTATGATCGCCCTCTGGGGGTTCGTCGCAAGCGCCTGGAACATAGTCGGCGGCTACGGCGGAATGTTGTCGCTCGGACATGCCGCGTTTTTCGGCATTGGCGCCTACACCTCGACGATTTTGTTTGTCAAATACGGAGTTTCGCCCTGGATTGGAATAATGGCGGGGGCTGTGGTGGCGGGATTGTTCGGACTTTTTATCGGAGCTGTTACGCTGCGTTTGCACGGTCCGTTTTTTTCACTCTGCACGATCGCGGTGGCGGAAGTTCTGATGATTATCGCGATCAATTGGCATTCCCTGACGCACGGCTCCGGCGGCATTCCCGTTCCTTTCCGGCCCGGCGCCGTCAACATGATGTTTGACAACAAGGTGACCTATTTCTATCTGGCGGTTGCGCTGCTGGCAATTCCTTACGGATTGTCCCGCTGGATGAACCGTTCCCATTTTGGCTATTACCTGATCGGCGTGCGGGAAAATGAACAAGCGGCGCTTGCGCTTGGTATTTCCAGCGTGAAAATTCGCCTGATCGCGATGGTGATCAGCAGTTCCCTGACAGCGATGGGCGGAACATTCTACGCCCAATACATCGGCATCGTCGAGCCTTTGCACGAGTTTTCCTTCCAGTTGTCCGCCCAGATTGCCCTGATGGCGATTATCGGCGGCATCGGCACAGCCGGCGGGCCGATTTTTGGAGCGGCCCTGATCACTCTCCTGGGGACCGTGCTACGTTCAACGCTGGGCGGGGCACAGGGGGGAGTACAGGCGGTGGTGTACGGGTTGTTGCTTGTGGTGGTGGTTCTCGTTATTCCACAAGGCATTGTGCCGTGGTTTAACAGGTTCATGGCGAAACGGAAGCGAGGGTCTGTCCATGCTTAGCGTGCAACATCTGACAAAACGGTTCGGCGGATTGGTAGCGGTCGACGATGTCAGCTTTGAGATTGAGGAAGGGACCATTTTCGGAATTATCGGACCGAACGGAGCGGGAAAAACCACGTTGTTCAACTTGATCACGGGCAATCTTGTGCCGGACAAAGGGGAGGTTCGTTTCCAGGGGCAGCCGATTACCGGCAAAAAACCGCATCAAATCGCTGCGCTTGGAATTGGACGGACGTTTCAGATTGTCAAACCGTTTGCCGGCCTGACGGTGGAACAAAACGTGATGATGGGAGCCCTGCCCAAACACGCTTCGTTTCATGATGCGAAACAGTATGCCCGCAATGTCATCGATCTGTTGGAAATGACGCCGTATCTCAATGAAGAAGCCCGCTCCCTGCCTGTCGGGTTGAAAAAGAAACTGGAACTGGCGCGGGTACTTGCGACAAAACCCCGTTTGCTGTTCCTCGATGAGGTGATGGGAGGGCTGAATCCGAAGGAAGTGCAGGATATGTTGCAAGTGGTTCGCGATTTGAACCGGGAACAGGGGATTACGATCTGTATGATCGAACACGTGATGGCTGCCGTTGTGGCTTTATGCGAAAAAATCGTCGTTTTGCAGCAAGGGCGCAAACTGGCGGAAGGTTCGGCTGCAGAAGTCACCCGCAACCCGGTGGTGATCGAAGCGTATCTGGGAGGCGATTTTGCCCATGCTGGAACTTAACAACGTCAATGCCTATTACGGTGACGTGCAGGTGTTGCGAGACATTTCGTTATCTATAAGAAAAGGAGAAATCGTGACGATTGTCGGGGCAAACGCAGCGGGCAAGTCGACGATTCTGAAGGCGATTTCCGGGACGGTCCCGAATGCGGAGGGAAGCATCCGGTTTCAAGGCGAGGAATTGACCGTCATTCCCGCTCACCAACGGGTGGAAATGGGATTGGTACATGTTCCGGAAGGCAGACGGCTGTTCCCGCACTTGAGCGTCCGGGAAAATCTGGAGATGGGAGCATACATCAAACGAGCCCGGTTGCAAAGGATGCAAACGCTGCAGTACGTATATGGCCTGTTGCCGCGGCTGAAGGAACGCGAGAAGCAAATGGCCGACAGTTTGAGCGGCGGCGAACAGCAGATGTGTGCGATCGGCAGAGGACTGATGGCGAGACCGGAGCTGCTGATGTTGGATGAACCGACGTTGGGGCTTGCGCCGATTTTGGTGCAATGGGTGTTTCAATTGATCCGTCAGATTCGCGACTCGGGAGTAACGATCCTGCTGGTCGAACAGAACGCCCACAAAGCTTTGGAAGTCGCCGACCGCGGATATGTGCTCGAGAACGGACGTATTGTCATGGAAAGTACGGGTGACGAACTGCTACGCGATCAAGGGCTGCGCAAAGCGTATCTTGGGATGTAACGCGCATCCATATGCGGCCAAGTGCGTACTAGTGAAGCGGAGTGGCATGGAAGAGGGATCTTGGAATGTGACAGCATCATGGGGAGGGAAGAAGATGAGCGGAGTTGTCATTGCCGAAGCTGTTCGAACAGCGATTGGAAAAATGGGCGAGACGCTGCGAGATGTTGAGGTCGATCATCTGGCGGCGAAAGTCATTGACGAGGTTTTAAAACGCAGTGGCATTGAAGGAACGGAAGTGGATGAGGTTATCATGGGGCAAGCCAAACAAAGTACGGACGCGCCGAATATGGCGCGGGTCGCCCTACTGCGAGCGGGGCTGCCGGTTGAGGTGCCTGGTTATACCGTGCATCGGCAATGCGGTTCTGGACTGCAGGCGATCAATAACGCTGCGCAGCAGATCCAGTGCGGGCTTGCCAACATCATTGTGGCGGGCGGGGCGGAAAGCATGAGCACAGCCCCCTATTACATTCGGGGTGCCCGCTATGGACTGCAAGCGGGCAACGGACAACTGCTTGACCCAAATACGGAAAGCCAGCCCCGCTCACAGCCGCCGGAAATCTACGGCAACGATTTGACGATGGGAATGACGGCCGAAAACCTCGCCGAAAAATACAGCATCAGCCGGCAGGAACAGGACGAGTTTGCTTTTCTCAGCCAAAGCCGTGCGGCATATGCCATATCAGCCGGCAAATTTAAAGATGAGATTGTTCCTTATGAAATCAAGGGGAAAAAGGAAACGATCCAGTTTGAAGTGGATGAACATCCGCGACTTACCTCGATCGAAAAATTACTCACTTTGCCGCCCGTTTTCAAGCGGAACGGGACGGTGACCGCCGGCAATTCCAGCGGCCGCAACGACGGGGCGGCAGCCGTGCTCGTGATGGCGGAGTCAGAGGCGGAAAGGCGCGGCTTGAAACC
The nucleotide sequence above comes from Effusibacillus pohliae DSM 22757. Encoded proteins:
- a CDS encoding branched-chain amino acid ABC transporter permease, with the translated sequence MSLEQVGASVPVEKKQKFTLKNGMQLAGILLLLLLPLVLQEQDFLVDTLIMIALWGFVASAWNIVGGYGGMLSLGHAAFFGIGAYTSTILFVKYGVSPWIGIMAGAVVAGLFGLFIGAVTLRLHGPFFSLCTIAVAEVLMIIAINWHSLTHGSGGIPVPFRPGAVNMMFDNKVTYFYLAVALLAIPYGLSRWMNRSHFGYYLIGVRENEQAALALGISSVKIRLIAMVISSSLTAMGGTFYAQYIGIVEPLHEFSFQLSAQIALMAIIGGIGTAGGPIFGAALITLLGTVLRSTLGGAQGGVQAVVYGLLLVVVVLVIPQGIVPWFNRFMAKRKRGSVHA
- a CDS encoding thiolase family protein → MSGVVIAEAVRTAIGKMGETLRDVEVDHLAAKVIDEVLKRSGIEGTEVDEVIMGQAKQSTDAPNMARVALLRAGLPVEVPGYTVHRQCGSGLQAINNAAQQIQCGLANIIVAGGAESMSTAPYYIRGARYGLQAGNGQLLDPNTESQPRSQPPEIYGNDLTMGMTAENLAEKYSISRQEQDEFAFLSQSRAAYAISAGKFKDEIVPYEIKGKKETIQFEVDEHPRLTSIEKLLTLPPVFKRNGTVTAGNSSGRNDGAAAVLVMAESEAERRGLKPKARILAQAVSGISPEIMGIGPVPATRKALQMAGLQLEDIDLIELNEAFAAQALAVIKELGVGLEKVNVNGGAIALGHPLGATGAILMIKLLNEMERRGARYGLVTLCIGGGQGITTIVENLRR
- a CDS encoding ABC transporter ATP-binding protein; translated protein: MLSVQHLTKRFGGLVAVDDVSFEIEEGTIFGIIGPNGAGKTTLFNLITGNLVPDKGEVRFQGQPITGKKPHQIAALGIGRTFQIVKPFAGLTVEQNVMMGALPKHASFHDAKQYARNVIDLLEMTPYLNEEARSLPVGLKKKLELARVLATKPRLLFLDEVMGGLNPKEVQDMLQVVRDLNREQGITICMIEHVMAAVVALCEKIVVLQQGRKLAEGSAAEVTRNPVVIEAYLGGDFAHAGT
- a CDS encoding branched-chain amino acid ABC transporter permease gives rise to the protein MDIVLQLLVSGVLLGGIYVLVSIGLTLVFGVMKIVNFAHGDFLMLGMFGAFFLFQSLGLNPYVSIFVMAPALFLLGTIVYQTIVGRTISRSPVVQIFAFIGLSVALQNLALVLFSADYRALNTPLVNKVFQVGPVHVSFALLAAFLVASIITLLLFLFLHYTYTGKAIRSASQDRFAATLMGISNQKIYRFTFALGLGLLGIAGCLLIPIYSVYPTVGEQFALIAFVVVVLGGLGSLPGAVAGGILIGLIETLSSYFIAPSMKQLVYFCVFILILILRPNGLFGKPGAAEVAAE
- a CDS encoding ABC transporter ATP-binding protein, producing MLELNNVNAYYGDVQVLRDISLSIRKGEIVTIVGANAAGKSTILKAISGTVPNAEGSIRFQGEELTVIPAHQRVEMGLVHVPEGRRLFPHLSVRENLEMGAYIKRARLQRMQTLQYVYGLLPRLKEREKQMADSLSGGEQQMCAIGRGLMARPELLMLDEPTLGLAPILVQWVFQLIRQIRDSGVTILLVEQNAHKALEVADRGYVLENGRIVMESTGDELLRDQGLRKAYLGM
- a CDS encoding ABC transporter substrate-binding protein, giving the protein MELVKADIPDATAAVNEVNRLISQEKVKTIVGVYASPLAMAASEVTERNKVVLWEVAATDPRVTGRGYKYIFRPNPNASSYGPATIEFLTKEVAPKLGLQPSQMKLAILREDGDFGTGVTNATKEAAQKAGIPVVGEIKYNAKTTNDMTSIILQLKQLNPDVLDVVQYDTDAQLFWKQAKQLGYSPKVVIGNGAGQSSDNFGQTFGKDANGVLDTSSAMVINKQALTPEAQQLEEQFFKRYKEKFGKEPDLIAKLAFSSAYVLFHDVLQKTGTTDSEKVRQQALALDLPVGSTPVGWGVKFGEDGQNTRAQMAVMQWQSGKLNVVYPEKFAVEKAILIPLPAWNERK